A part of Salvelinus alpinus chromosome 23, SLU_Salpinus.1, whole genome shotgun sequence genomic DNA contains:
- the LOC139550953 gene encoding acyl-coenzyme A thioesterase 11-like codes for MSRHQNGEEYRNPTEVKKSQIVMPCHANHRQELSVGELLKWMDSTACLSAERHAGCPCVTASVDDIHFEHTIGVGQVVNIKAKVNRAFNTSMEVGIVVSCEDLFSDSHWRVCQAVATFVSQSTTGGKVQLRPLVPCTQAEQVEHSLAAERRRMRLVHADIVKDLLTNRAFQQVEVQEAEKAVPAERTRVESVELVLPTHANHQVNTFGGQIMAWMENVATIAASRLCNAHPTLQSIDMFHFRGPSHVGDRLVLKAIVNNAFKNSMEVGVCAEAYQGEGPLRHINSAFMTFEIRDREGKPCTLPRIRPEPLEGRRRYQEAIARNKIRLDRKYIISCKQTEVPLSVPWDLSNQVYLSYNNVSALKMLAARNNWLLNSEKNKVSLYTMEQKQVLSFKVETEVDIPAERAFMLLSDFSKRVEWDSNYKRCELILRVDDDDFLYRVVTPSIGQDGASNSPSADQGGKVQDFILLASRRPPCDSGDPYVIALRSVTLPTHPPTEGYNRGEVLCAGFSILEVSKNISKISYFNQASPEVLPYISTDIAGLSSSFYGIFCACNTFLQENRGDHASTPQSQPPSSTLKSTQL; via the exons ATGAGCAGACACCAAAATGGGGAGGAGTACAGGAACCCAACAGAGGTGAAGAAGAGCCAGATAGTGATGCCCTGCCATGCCAACCACCGCCAGGAGCTCAGTGTGGGAGAGCTGCTCAAATGGATGGACTCTACAGCCTGTCTGTCAG CTGAAAGGCATGCCGGGTGTCCCTGTGTCACTGCCTCGGTCGACGACATCCACTTTGAACACACTATTGG gGTTGGACAGGTGGTCAACATCAAGGCCAAAGTCAATCGAGCTTTCAACACCAGCATGGAG GTTGGCATCGTGGTGAGCTGTGAAGACCTGTTCAGCGATAGCCACTGGAGGGTGTGTCAGGCGGTTGCCACGTTTGTCAGCCAGAGCACCACGGGAGGGAAG GTGCAGCTGCGTCCGTTGGTCCCCTGTACACAGGCGGAGCAGGTGGAGCACAGTCTAgcagctgagaggaggaggatgaggctcGTCCACGCTGATATCGTGAAGGACCTGCTCACCAACAGGGCCTTCCAACAAG tggagGTCCAGGAGGCTGAGAAGGCAGTGCCAGCAGAGAGGACACGGGTGGAGAGTGTTGAGTTGGTTCTTCCTACTCATGCCAACCACCAGGTCAACACGTTCGGAGGACAGATCATGGCCTGGATGGAGAACGTGGCTACCATCGCTGCAAG tcgTCTGTGTAACGCCCACCCCACCCTGCAGAGCATAGACATGTTCCATTTCAGGGGTCCCTCACACGTGGGTGACCGGCTGGTCCTCAAAGCCATCGTCAACAATGCATTCAAGAACAG CATGGAGGTGGGCGTGTGTGCGGAGGCTTATCAGGGGGAGGGGCCTCTGAGACACATCAACAGCGCCTTCATGACCTTCGAAATTCGCGACCGGGAAGGCAAGCCGTGCACTTTGCCAAGGATACGACCCGAACCGCTG GAGGGAAGGAGACGTTACCAGGAGGCCATCGCTAGAAACAAGATCCGACTCGACAG GAAGTACATAATATCCTGCAAGCAGACAGAGGTGCCCTTATCTGTACCGTGGGACCTCAGCAACCAG GTGTACCTCAGCTACAACAACGTGTCTGCTCTGAAGATGCTGGCCGCTAGAAACAACTGGTTGTTAAACTCTGAGAAAAACAAG GTGAGCCTGTACACCATGGAGCAGAAGCAGGTGTTGAGTTTTAAGGTCGAGACGGAGGTAGACATCCCAGCGGAGAGGGCCTTTATGCTGCTCTCTGACTTCAGCAAGAGAGTGGAGTGGGACTCAAACTACAA GAGGTGTGAGCTGATTCTTAGGGTGGACGATGATGACTTTCTGTACCGCGTGGTGACTCCTTCCATAGGCCAGGATGGGGCCAGTAACAGCCCTTCAGCCGATCAGGGAGGGAAGGTCCAGGACTTCATCCTCCTGGCCTCCAGGAGACCACCGTGTGACAGCGG GGACCCTTATGTTATTGCTCTGCGTTCGGtcactctacccacacacccTCCTACAGAGGGCTACAACAGGGGAGAGGTGCTGTGTGCCGGCTTCAGCATCCTGGAGGTCTCCAAAAATATCTCCAAG ATCTCCTACTTCAACCAGGCGTCTCCCGAGGTCCTGCCCTACATCTCCACAGACATCGCCGGGCTCTCCTCCAGCTTCTACGGCATCTTCTGCGCCTGTAACACCTTCCTCCAGGAGAACAGGGGTGACCATGCCTCCACACCCCAGTCCCAACCACCCTCCTCTACACTAAAAAGTACACAACTGTAA
- the LOC139550956 gene encoding trichohyalin-like has protein sequence MQEAEMARRQQEKETKERLKEIENFRVQEDKTKAEKYERKTGQKTWGNTDMESVQQDKERVQRKLEPAVPVLKVRIIECKPRLKPDLTPENGLEPKADPAPRPRAEKADMELQDIEDEECEDEELALMGNNKIMCSSDLEEAQHELQKEAKEARHRGQAEAIEKCYRHNDEEILSGSSNISKEDSAPPMNVANSMTNGDMEGGTCSSNSNEADERTTKVDSVTGKVIGWVNKKVKERNERKIARTYWREETQSDQLHINGAVICSRAQREREKRAKLLKGEQTRRRLERRWQEWEKRDRRKNTLKRVQRNGLWYRELEDKNSTQGSHEDNSLPDEADEADGDEEVEYLLMYGPCDCELCRDGYKCLWYSYDKEETDPKEARSKRRRIINWINTRVKEDYRKRINTTFNIQSLVCNDYAIYGNAILRQWDLQKIIRRELVKKEERRQRLEKRWKEWEKARAQKIKTILQEKKAKEQATLNRLIDLNLEADQKIKEFIAANPGIQSQYPGGHTRVEMMGRWDMGYQREETQGQEGRVGPATVQKSTAPLRTKKITKWQKLQKWFYMIQR, from the exons ATGCAGGAGGCTGAGATGGCAAGGAGGCAACAGGAGAAGGAAACAAAGGAAAGACTGAAAGAGATAGAGAATTTCAGGGTACAAGAGGATAAGACAAAGGCAGAAAAATATGAAAGAAAAACAGGACAGAAGACATGGGGGAACACAGATATGGAGAGTGTGCAACAGGacaaagagagggtccagagaaAGTTGGAGCCTGCTGTCCCTGTGCTAAAAGTCAGGATCATTGAGTGCAAGCCCAGGCTGAAACCAGACCTGACACCTGAGAATGGACTCGAGCCCAAGGCTGACCCAGCACCCAGGCCCAGGGCTGAGAAGGCAGACATGGAGCTGCAGGACATTGAGGATGAGGAGTGTGAGGATGAAGAGTTGGCTCTCATGGGCAACAATAAGATTATGTGTTCCTCAGATCTGGAAGAAGCCCAGCATGAGCTTCAAAAGGAGGCTAAGGAGGCCAGGCATAGAGGACAGGCCGAAGCCATCGAGAAATGTTACAGACACAATGATGAGGAAATATTATCAGGCTCTAGTAATATTAGTAAAGAAGACAGCGCACCACCTATGAATGTTGCCAATAGTATGACTAatggagatatggagggaggaaCCTGTTCCTCAAACAGTAATGAGGCAGACGAGAGAACTACCAAAGTGGACAGCGTGACTGGGAAAGTGATTGGCTGGGTGAACAAAAAAGTCAAAGAGAGAAACGAGAGAAAGATTGCAAGAACATACTGGAGGGAGGAGACTCAAAGTGATCAGTTGCACATAAACGGTGCAGTGATTTGCAGCCGTgcccagcgagagagagaaaagagggcaaAACTCCTCAAAGGTGAGCAAACCAGACGGAGGCTAGAAAGACGCTGGCAAGagtgggagaagagagacagaagaaagaACACGCTGAAGAGGGTACAGAGAAATGGGCTCTGGTACAGGGAGTTGGAGGACAAGAACAGCACCCAGGGTAGTCATGAGGACAATTCACTGCCTGATGAAGCAGATGAGGCTGACGGTGATGAAGAGGTGGAATACCTTTTAATGTATGGGCCCTGCGACTGCGAACTCTGCAGGGACGGATACAAATGTCTCTGGTACAGTTATGACAAGGAGGAGACAGACCCCAAGGAGGCTAGGAGCAAGAGGAGGAGGATAATCAATTGGATCAATACAAGAGTCAAAGAAGATTATCGCAAGAGAATCAACACAACCTTTAACATCCAGAGTTTAGTATGCAATGATTATGCCATTTACGGAAACGCCATACTTCGCCAATGGGACCTACAGAAGATCATAAGGCGGGAACTCGTaaaaaaggaggagagaagacaaaGGCTGGAGAAGCGCTGGAAGGAGTGGGAGAAAGCGAGGGCTCAGAAGATAAAAACTATTCTTCAGGAGAAGAAGGCAAAGGAACAGGCCACGCTCAATAGGCTGATAGACCTGAATCTAGAGGCAGACCAGAAGATCAAGGAGTTCATTGCTGCCAATCCAGGAATCCAGTCCCAGTATCCTGGAGGTCATACCAGAGTGGAGATGATGGGACGTTGGGATATGGGCTACCAGAGGGAGGAGACTCAGGGCCAGGAGGGCAGAGTAGGGCCTGCTACTGTACAGAAGTCCACTGCACCTCTGCGGACCAAGAAAATAACCAAATGGCAAAAGTTGCAAAAATG GTTTTACATGATCCAACGGTGA